A window of Tachypleus tridentatus isolate NWPU-2018 chromosome 7, ASM421037v1, whole genome shotgun sequence genomic DNA:
CAAAGGCACAAAGGAATAtctgtggacttgcaacgctaaaaaccgggtttcgatacccatggtaggcagagcagaaatagcccattgtgtaactttgtgcttaactttaaaacaaacttctagCTCCACCCTTTTGCTGTTTGCTCCAACAGCCTTATGTTGTTGTTCCACGAAATTATGAATGGTCAATCAACTATTTCGGCCAGACATGAGCAGGTggtaaggtactcgactcgtaatccgaaggtcgcgggtttgaatcccgtcgcaccaaacatgctcgccctttcatccgtagggacgttataatgttacggtcaatcccactattcgttggtaaaagagtcgcccaagagttgggggtcaATGGttatgactagccgccttccctgtagtcttacactgctaaattatgaacggctagcgcagatagttttcgtgtagctttgcgataaaataaaaaacaaacaatcgtggCATTTTCTACCTACAGTTTACGCTTTGTGTCCATGTTGACTTTAACAGAGTTCAGTGTCTCCAAATATCTATTTTACTTTGTCTTGTCCAAATTTAATGCGGTAGTTGTATGATATTTATCATGAAGTTCCTGAGGCAAATTTTGGCCAGTCTAGAATGTCTTAACTTGAAAGGCAAGCGGGCCAGTGATGGAATTCTGGTTTATACAAACTCTTTATCTTTTCTCTATTTATCTCTTGCATTACTCTGACGTCACTTCTCATTGTTATCCCTATATGAGAAATTCCCGAAATTTCTTCTGTCTTTCTGACGACGAAACCGATGAGATTTTAAACAACTTTCTCACATTCAGTTCTTCATGACAAAAAGCcgcttgttttcttttaaatataggGCCAAACGTTGATTAATGGTTCTGTGAGTTACAGGTTTGTGTGTCGTTATGGGAAAATTAAAACGTATTCCGTATTTTCAGGGCGTGGAAGCGTTATCAGAAAGACGATGATCAATCTCCACCGTTCCGTCACAGAAGAGCAACACAACTGTTGACGGTAGGTATTTTTAACTTGGAGTCTTTCTCTGGTCTATCAGTTTCCAATTAGGGACGGTtcgcgcaggtagccctcgtgtagctttacaagaATATCCAATAGCAATCCAACAATAACCCCTTTCTGTTTATATGACTCAACTGCACAACCGGTTAAGTACAATACATATCTTTTATAACCTGTGGTCCCTACTTCTTTTCTTGTCAGATAGACTTACTCAACGTTGAATTAATTACTTGACAAGAATCTAAAGAAAGATCATCTTGAGAAGTTTATTATACATGATAATAATAGGAAATTCATGACAATAACAGCAATTGTcattcagaataataataaatttatcataGATTATAATAATGAGAAATTCATCatacatgataataaaattaatgttaacatGTCAATAATAGGTTTAAATAGATTTTCCGCCATCAGTATATGTTCTAAATGTTGTCCACCTCGGTGGTGCGGCGGTATGCCTGTGGGATTACAATGCTAacaaccaggttttgatacccgtgttggacagagcacagatagcccatcataGCCCAACCGCTTAGCTCAAAGTAATATCAGATATCAGTTATTATTGCACTAAAATGGAACTGTTTCTATGTAATATGACTTTAATATAAAGATAGACTATGGCTAGATTCTAATATATTGTGCTAATCTCAAcaggaaaatttaaaaaaaggacCGCAGGGTGGTGTAATAAATCTGTATGATGGGTAGAAGGTAAACGAACATTGTAACTGACACTCTCAGTTCATCAAACATCGACAAAACAGTGACATGGAAAGAAACTTAGCCAAATGTAACCTGATAACTCACATTTCTCAGTTCATAAAATTCCTTTCATATTTGTATAAACGAACAATTTTCTTTCATGATACATTTTTCTAACACGCAAGCATGATTACTACGGTATttcaaaaaataagttataatatacCTATACAACTTTTAGCAGATTCACTTCTGCCAAttacaatgttaatatattttttatttattattagacaGAACCTGCAAAATGAGTTCCAGCTATCAAAACATTTTGGCTAAATGCATTACCTATTATTTTTGTAGAGCGAGATTCAGTTTCATATCCCAAttcgtatttatttattcacatttattaTTATCCTATACAGTATATGTTATACCAGCAGTTAAGAGCTGGTTTTGAAACCCGAAGTGGGCAGAGctcagtatatatttttttgtatagctttgcgtttGACAAAATACAAACAACGCAACGTTCGCGCTATTATTGTTAAAGTTAACGATAAATATCGATCTTATTCCAAATCTTTGAATTATACTTCCATATCAATAGTGTAACGCACTGTTTGCCATATTACTAGTAATTTTCTTTATTGTAGAAACAACATCGTACGTTAAGTAAGAGATGAGAAAAGacctaaaaatgtttatataactttGACAGTCATATATGTTCGTTAACTTAAAGTATTCGGTAACGAAACTAAAACCCTTTAAACTAAGAGCGGATAAACGACCGGAGTAGCTAAGACTCTCTTAACACGTAAAAGATACGTGATGAACTCGCCACCCACCACGTGTCCACAAGCAGGGGAAGTAAACCCCAAACTAGGGACGGTAACCTTTCATATCTTGGTGACGACTTACCGCACTCATCAGCTATTTGGGTACCCGGCAGGGGGCTGCAGCTATATCCTGCATGATGAAAGCTATTGTTTGGGGTGTCAAACCAAAGCTGCTTGTCACCAACTGGGAATGGTAGCTTCCGAGAGATCCCTCAGCAACAAAGGAAAGCTTAGTCTTCCATCAGTAATAGAGGAATTGATAGTTACCTATTTATCACCAAGTCACTTACCCAAAGTGAATCTGGTACAACTGACATTGCTACCACTAGAGGTAGTAGCCGAACCACAGAGGTGAACAGCATAAGTTATATTACCTTACCTAGTAAGGAGAGTGACAACCATACCACTGTGGTATAAACCCGAATAATGACAGTCGTCAAACCACACAGGTGGACGGGTTAAGTTATCTCGCCTAACgagatagagagagagaaatgacAGCAATACCATTACAATGGATGGCAATTATTAATCAAGAGAAGGAACAGATATTTTCACAGAACGGATAGGCACAACAGTGTTTGTGAAGCTACTCTTAAGAAAAATGACATGTGACTTGTGTCCACATGAGTGtatggttttttctaagtttgcAGCCCTCCTggtaaacaaacataactcgtAGGCACAAACACGTTGTAAATTCTGTGGAAAAGACGATAACAACCATCACGCTATCGCTTGTCATGATCCCAAGTGTCCATATCGGCGAACTTTGATGTTCGCTGCAGATTACTACAACTTTGGTTGCGATATTTACGAAATGAAATTTAAGACTAGGTCTGGCTTATCTTAACATGAGAGACATCGGCATCCTACCATCAGAAACGCCAGGCGTATACTATCTCAAGCAGTCAGGGCGCCGTCGGAACGCCCACGCCGGGTAGTATGGTCCGAGAAAGAAATACGAACCCTTCGGGATGTGGAAGTAGTATACCCGGGCCATAAGAACATCAGTGTTTGCTGTGCAGAACATCTACCCGGAAAGATTCCAAAGTAAATGTCAGATAAGACCCGCGATCTCAGTAAGGTACAACCGCCGGTTGATTCAAATAACACCATGAATCGTAGAGATCCTGTTGATGAAGTACAGTTTGAGGAACTCAATTGGGAATGGATACTTTTCTCTGAAAAAAGTTCTAAATTCTGTTCGTACCTCAATCAACTTACAGATCAGAAGATACTCGACGAAGCAGCATGGCAGGAGATTGAAATAGTGACTAAACAATGGCTTGACGAGCTTTCCTATTCACAAGCATCTTGGAACAATGAAAGAATTTCGAAGCAGGCGATTAAAAACCCTAAATCTGCTCGAAAACAATACAAGagtgaattgttttaaaaagttccAGGAAATGTTCGATTTTGAATACAAACGCCGGGCTGAGGAGATATTAGACGGCTAGGATGCTGTCCATTGTAGCCTCAGTAAAGATCAGGAGAAAGACCACTACGATCAGGTCTATGGTGTTGTAAATGACAACGTCAATTTTGACTGATGCTTATTACCACCCTGGGCAAACAACACTAATATTCTGGAACCCATAACACTAGATGAAGTTTCTTCAAGGTGTGAAGAACCCATAACACTAGATGAAGAGTCTTCAAGGTATGAAGAACCCATAACACTAGATGAAGAGTCTTCAAGGTATGAAGAACCCATAACACTAGATGAAGAGTCTTCAAGGTATGAAGAACCCATAACACTAGGGTATAGATGTTTCctttataaatgtgtttagtCTTTGGCAATCTATCGGTCACATTTCCGaatgcatgaaataaaaaaatcggTTACTCATTCTGAAATGAAAGAGTAGTCTGCACGATGTCAAAAACTGGAGGCCGATCACAATTTTGTCCACTGTGCTCCGTCTGTATTTCAAGATAACGACTCGCCATTCGAGCAGGCAGTACAGATAGATCCCAAACAGTGAGGATATATTCCTAAAGCTGGTTATAGAGATAACATCTCACTGCTCCAGTCTATCATGAGGAAAGCCAAACGACATGGGACTCTGGCTATGGCTTTCGTAGATCCATGTAAAGCTTTTGATGTAGTTGGCCACAAACACCTCTTAGCTATCCTTGCCAGATTCGAGGTTCATCCACATTTCATTCAGATTGTGGAGATAACGGTTGTACGACAACCTTTCGAGTAGGTATGCAAAATACCAACCCAATAAATCTATTCAAAGGTGTCAAACAAGGAGACCCAATGTCTTTTATTCTGTTCAATACTGTCCTGACCTCTCTTCTACGAAAACTAGAAAAGGAAGGCCGAGAAATATTGCTAGTTAAGAAACTGGAACCAGTCTCAACCCTATCACATGCTGATGACATGGCAATCCTGGGAAAAGATCATGCCAGCCTCCAGGCAATGTTAAACATAGTGATTGAATAATGTTCGGGTAATGGCCTCAGTCTGAACATCTGTAAGAGTGCCGTAATGCTGAGTAGGGGATCAAATAAGACCTTCACTGTTAACGACGGTGAAACACTCCTAATGATCGGACCGGAACAGTCGTATTGATATCTTCGAGCAAATGTTTGACCATGAACAAAGGTTTGCAGCGAGCCTGTAAAACCAACCCTTGGGAAGTGGATAAACAATGTCTCCAACACTCCCCTCAACCCACACAAGAGGGTTTAACAGGGCAAAATGAATTTGAGATTGTTAAAAGAACTGGACAATCTAATAAGAAAGGCCGTATAAAACTGGTGTCATCTACGAGCCTTCACGGCCAATGGCTTGGTTTACTCACGTCATCATGATGGGGGGGTCTAGCAATCATGAAGCTGGATGCTCTCATTCTAACCTTAAAGATCAAAACGTATTTTAGACTAATTTATCTTTCGGGCAAAGTAACATCTTACTTGGCAGAAGAACATGGTTTGCTGGGAACCAACGAGGGTGTTGCCACGAAAGCCAGACTTCCGATCCCTGAGTCTGAACAGAGATCCGGAACATATTATAATAAGAGAGATATGCAAAGGAAAAACTGGAAATGATTAGCCCTGCAAGGGCATGGTGTGGAGCTTTACAAAGTCTTAACATCTGCCAACCACTGATTACCTAAGCCTGTTGGTATGAAAGCCTACCAATGGGTGAAGTGTCTGGCTCTAAGGATAAATGTATACCCTATAAAGGAGGCTTTCAGTAGATGCAACCTCAATAAGAACAGGGAGAGACCAAATGTCATCTTAGCGCTCGATGTCCGAAGTTGAAGTCAATGAGAATATGCCGTCACAATAAGGTCTGTGACCAGTTAGTAAAAGATACCTCCTATAATTGGTGGAAGGTTCTACAATAATCTACTTTCGAGACAGAAAGTGAAGAACCGATCTGATCTTCCATCGTGATAATAAAGCGGTGGTCGTTGACGTAACGGTTCGCTATGAACTTATGTACGATTCGTTAAAAGAACCATACGAGTCAAAAGTATCTAGATATGAAAACATAGCACCTGAAATAAAAGATCGAACAGGTGTACCTTTTGTTGTATTTCATGGCACCTGGTTGTCTGAAAATACGGAAGTCCTAGCAGACCTGGAAATTAAGTCCAAATATTTCGAGGAGTTTTTGTAGGCGTACAATCCTCTACATACTTGACATCCTATGGAAAGCGAAACATGAACAACATTTCGCTTGATAGGAATTGTCGACTTCGATAAAAGTATCCCCGCATTAGGTCTATTTCATGTGCAACAACATCCGGCGTTTGTCGGTATCGTCGACCCAGACGTAAAATTGTGTAATTTGAAATATCGATAGCCACATGCCTCATCATCTAactagtgacgcgcatgaatgaaTTAATGAGATTCCCACTATCAATGTCTGCTATTTAGAGAAACCACAGCCAAGACAACAGGCTTAGAGAAACCCGTTTTACGTCCAACTTTGCTGTGTTCACCGTTTTCAGTTCTTTTTGGGCTATAAGTTCGCATACTTACCGCTGGGGAATGTTTTCATTaagttgaattgtttgtttgttgttgttgtttttaatttcgcggaaagctactagagggctatctgactatcacattataacgccccccacggctggaaaagcgagcatgtttgttgtggaTGCGAACCTGCgctcctcagattacaagtggcatgccttaaccatgccgggcctgagttTAATTCCGTTTTTTATGTCAGAGAACATAAAGTTCTCATCAAGTACAGGTAATACACATTAATCACCAAAAAGAAGTTTAAATGTTTCCAAAGCAGTAGTTTATCGTTTTAGTGaattagtataattttaatatttacggAAAATTATATCTACTTGTAGgttcaaaataaaattcatataaattatcttaatttattttttataaagaattaaGCTTCTAACTGCTATTAGTTCGTCTCTTCAGTTCCAAATGAATCAGCTAATATCGAACAAATATGCACTTATCCACTCTCCGGTACAAAACAGCTCTTTTTTTGATTTGATCTATATCGACAGATCACGCAGATTCTGGTCACGTGTTTCTTTACTTGTTATCATTACATTTACAACAAGCAACTAATCACAGACAGGTTTTTTGAGGTTACGTAACATTCgattcatttaaaaacaaaaaagtttactTAACTTTCCGATGTGCATATGTAAACAAGAACTCAAGTACCAATAGTCCAGAACTTCAATTTTTAATCACATTAGCGCTAACGGAAAATCAGCAAAACATCCACATTTCTAAGGAACTAAAATCTTGCGATGATGTATTTCttgtcttaaattatttttatgaaatgttttcctaTTCTGTCTGTACGAAGCCTGACCTGAGGCTATTGCTTTGTGTCACAGTTTACTTTCGTTGTATGGAATATAACATTAGCAGTAATTTacagttctttgtttttcttgttcaCATTGGATGAAGATGTTCGTCAGTTTATGATTAAATGTCTTACTGAAGTTTTTCTTTAATGAACAGGTATTGAGTGGTTGATGGCGCACAGTTTAAACTTTTTGACAGTTTCTCTTTCTATTTAAAGTACAAAGTATAAATCAGAAGGCTGCTCGATTATTGTGTTAGTGTCTAGTTTTTGTTCAATTCTCATCAACCACGAACAccttaaagtagtttatttctctTATTGTTTCGGAACCTTAAGTTCTTTGATTCAAACGTATTTCGTAAAGGTCAAGGTTAACAATACGCTCGTCAGCACAGTATTTAATGggtttaattaacatttatgttCTCGTAGAGGGGATAATAACTCAGTATATCAGTACCTATAGCTaatgaagttatttaaatatatataccttaaaataatcatgtaGAACATTTTATAGTTGGTATCATTAAAAATACCGATAATTTAATAACTTACTTTCACGTCAGTTGAATGAAACTGAACTTTTGCAAGGTTTTTTAAACTTCCTAACATACGAATACATTGAAGAATGTAAAgttatgaataaatttggtgtgtTCTATTAGATGAACAAAAACATACCATTAAAATAGTGTATCCTGGTTCAACAATGGTAACGTAACATAGAGAAAAAatacattgtatatatattatccgTTTCAAACTATAAATAAGTGTTAACAATTGACCTACGAGAAAAATACTACTTGCCCTGCTTGGTCGGATGATTTACGTTATACAAGTGGTAAACAAATATTAGGACGTTTgtgtaattttattgattttgctGGTAAGAGGAAATGATTAtgcaatacaaataaaaaattgtagAAATAGTAATTGAGAAAGGAAACTGAATTTCCCGCGAAgttacgaaggctatctgcgttagccgttccaaatttagcaatgtgagacgaAAGGGAAGCCACCTAGTTATTTCTGGTACGCATATTGATAACACTAAACATTCACTTAATTATGTAATTTAGTAGACAGCGTAACATTTAAGAGCCTACtgacaaagaaaaacaaaggCGTGTACAGTGCTACGAATAAAGACCAAAAATCAACTATAATTCATCCTGCTCTCACTCATGGCTTATATAGTGGGATATGgcacgttttgtttgtttgttgttaaatctAAATTGTTTGTACTTTGACCACTttgaaaccagttttttaaagttaaaagttctCAGAACTTCCTCTGAGTCATTTGCAGGTTTACTCTTTGTGAATACATGATAAAGGGaacttttaaatattgatataaattaaTAAGATTGCCCTTTTAGattttattgatttcaaaatatttatcatttaacaACGTTTCAGATATGCTGCTTTTTTGTACAAactatatcattaaaaaaatcatgaattttgtttcactagaaaatgaaatgtaaaaagttTTACGAAAATTATTTGTGAGACAAATACAATATAGTTAATGTTTAAATGTGGAATAAGATAATTCTTAATTAATAAGAACATGTATCACGATGGGAAAAAACActttaatagttaatttttaaagGTGGAATAATAGAAGTTATGTTCTTCAAAGACGAAAAGATAAATCagaataataacactatgtaacaaaatttttactttttcttgttctggacagaaagtgttatttcacgATTAcatatgcctaaagtaaatggaaaagacctatttttctcttcaatctttgcttttgtgacctgcttaatgaaattttcaaatttacctattttcctgACATTCCAGGTATATTCAGTGCTGAGTGGCTGATGGGAATTtcctcgaacttacaagaattctCTAGAAGGCTGTAGAACGTACGAGAACTTTTAAAAACCTTTTGgaaatttctagaactttctatagtaatatatatacaggggctcaccactaaCCACTTCAGTtcagttctagctgcctaaaGGAACACATAGTgatatctgattttatcagagatggcatcaaaaagctgcaagcattctccagacgcattctgctatgtatgtggccaatttatcaagacaaaagcgaaaacttactctgtgacagcatctgctaaaatgtgtgaagcctacaaggcatatttcgacaTGCccgtcggggatcaagacaaaccctgggcaccttatTTTACTTGTGAGCACTGCACAagaactctagaaggtaagacggacaatttttgcttgcattaatcgtaatattttatattatacaaactttagaccttttaaaatttaaataaaaattttaatttacttttttaaatttccaatagtatagaaaaaatatcgcatataaaatattttccatgaacctcttacacattagttttggatgaaataaatttattcttcatagtaagtttattttgctcttttgtaggatggtacagaggggaaacgagagccatgaagttcgctattccaagaatttggcgtgaacccattGACCACTCACGCAATTGCTACTTCTACATGCTGAGctcttccaaacgtcgggctggcaataatgcatctgctatcatgtatccggaccttccgtCACCCATttccccagtgccacactgccctgagcccCCTGTATCCATTCCGCCAGAGAGAAAgtagccatcctcagaagagagtagcaaatcagaagagggaggtagacgttgaagatccataTTACAATTTCAGATGTGCAGCTGGTgaaagaaacccatactaccccaaccagaGAGACCGAAAGACTTgctcagagatcttggtctaacaaagtcgaatgccgaacTTTTGACACCTAGGCTCAagaagtggg
This region includes:
- the LOC143257936 gene encoding uncharacterized protein LOC143257936 yields the protein MASKSCKHSPDAFCYVCGQFIKTKAKTYSVTASAKMCEAYKAYFDMPVGDQDKPWAPYFTCEHCTRTLEGWYRGETRAMKFAIPRIWREPIDHSRNCYFYMLSSSKRRAGNNASAIMYPDLPSPISPVPHCPEPPVSIPPERK